The Streptomyces sp. NBC_01353 genome contains a region encoding:
- a CDS encoding dihydrofolate reductase family protein, producing MEQLLRVQNFMVSRDGFGAGEGQSLERPFGHADPGTMFAWAGATASWPNRTDPGGTRGLDDYFTRDFAHNIGAEIMGRNKFGPQRGPWKDHEWRGWWGDEPPFHTPVFVMTHHERPSFTLSDTTFHFVDGSPATVLAQAKEAAQGKDVRLGGGATTIREFLDADLVDTLHVAVSQVELGSGVRLWKSPDELLDRFHLEVVPSPSGVTHHLFWRK from the coding sequence ATGGAACAGCTGTTGAGGGTCCAGAACTTCATGGTCTCGCGTGACGGCTTCGGAGCGGGTGAGGGCCAGAGCCTCGAGAGACCGTTCGGCCATGCCGATCCGGGGACCATGTTCGCCTGGGCCGGTGCCACCGCGAGCTGGCCGAACCGTACCGATCCCGGGGGGACCCGCGGCCTGGACGACTACTTCACCCGGGACTTCGCGCACAACATCGGCGCCGAGATCATGGGCCGCAACAAGTTCGGACCCCAGCGCGGGCCCTGGAAGGACCACGAGTGGCGTGGCTGGTGGGGCGACGAGCCCCCGTTCCACACACCGGTCTTCGTCATGACCCACCACGAGCGCCCGTCGTTCACACTCTCCGACACCACGTTCCACTTCGTCGACGGCTCCCCCGCCACGGTCCTCGCACAGGCGAAGGAAGCGGCGCAGGGCAAGGACGTCCGCCTCGGCGGCGGGGCGACCACCATCCGGGAGTTCCTGGACGCCGACCTCGTCGACACCCTGCACGTGGCGGTCTCGCAGGTGGAGCTGGGCTCCGGCGTACGGCTCTGGAAGTCCCCCGACGAGCTGCTCGACCGGTTCCACCTCGAGGTCGTGCCCAGCCCGAGCGGAGTGACGCACCACCTGTTCTGGCGGAAGTGA
- a CDS encoding dihydrofolate reductase family protein, translating into MRKIVSQLFISLDGVVEDPHIWHFPYFNDEMGVAVDAVIGRADTLLLGRRTYDSFAGAWPEREAAGGEDAPFAKVIGDARKIVVSRRPLTFTWRNSEQQQGDLLDAVRALKNEPDGSRIAISGSVSLVRQLLAAGLLDELNLLVHPIAVRKGMRLFDDAESPTPLKLLSSETFATGVLNLMYAPAGEVGEAGYDEAKGHLPRTDT; encoded by the coding sequence ATGAGGAAGATCGTCTCCCAGCTGTTCATCTCGCTCGACGGAGTCGTCGAGGATCCCCACATCTGGCACTTCCCCTACTTCAACGACGAGATGGGCGTCGCTGTCGACGCCGTCATCGGTCGTGCGGACACGCTCCTCCTGGGGCGCCGGACGTACGACAGCTTCGCCGGGGCGTGGCCCGAGCGTGAGGCGGCGGGCGGTGAGGACGCTCCCTTCGCCAAGGTCATCGGCGACGCCCGGAAGATCGTCGTCTCGCGCCGGCCGCTCACCTTCACCTGGCGGAACTCCGAGCAGCAGCAGGGCGACCTCCTCGACGCGGTCAGGGCGCTGAAGAACGAGCCCGACGGCAGTCGTATCGCGATCAGCGGCTCGGTGTCCCTGGTGCGGCAACTCCTCGCCGCCGGACTGCTGGACGAGCTGAACCTGCTGGTGCACCCGATCGCCGTACGCAAGGGGATGCGGCTGTTCGACGACGCCGAGTCGCCGACGCCGCTGAAGCTGCTCTCCTCCGAGACCTTCGCCACGGGCGTCCTGAACCTGATGTACGCCCCCGCCGGCGAGGTCGGCGAGGCGGGCTACGACGAGGCCAAGGGGCACCTGCCCCGCACCGACACCTAG
- a CDS encoding ABC transporter ATP-binding protein, whose product MSSALTRLAPAPTGAELALEDVRLGHADGTTVLTAAELRIAPGELLAVVGPSGCGKSTLLRTLAGLLPALGGRVTQDGEPIGGPAADRALVFQHDALLPWRTVRANVELPLAIRRVPRAERRRSAAEWLDRVGLAEHARKLPHQLSGGQRQRVQLARALAGRPRAVLMDEPFGALDAHTRAEMQDLLVDILRGTGATVVFVTHDVDEALHLGDRVALLPSGRVLDVPHPRQRDARREPATAELRRRILASL is encoded by the coding sequence ATGAGCAGCGCGCTCACGCGCCTCGCACCCGCGCCGACCGGCGCGGAGCTGGCCCTGGAGGACGTACGGCTCGGTCACGCGGACGGTACGACGGTGCTCACCGCCGCCGAGCTGCGCATCGCGCCGGGAGAACTGCTGGCCGTGGTCGGCCCGTCCGGCTGCGGGAAGTCCACGCTGCTGCGCACCCTCGCCGGACTGCTTCCCGCGCTCGGCGGACGGGTGACCCAGGACGGGGAGCCGATCGGCGGGCCCGCCGCCGACCGGGCGCTGGTCTTCCAGCACGACGCCCTGCTGCCCTGGCGGACCGTCCGCGCCAATGTGGAACTGCCGTTGGCGATCCGCCGGGTCCCTCGCGCCGAACGGCGGCGGTCCGCCGCCGAGTGGCTGGACCGGGTCGGCCTCGCCGAGCACGCCCGCAAGCTGCCGCACCAGTTGTCCGGCGGCCAGCGTCAGCGCGTCCAGCTGGCCCGCGCCCTGGCCGGCCGGCCCCGCGCGGTGCTGATGGACGAACCCTTCGGCGCGCTCGACGCACACACCCGCGCCGAGATGCAGGACCTCCTCGTGGACATCCTGCGCGGCACCGGCGCGACCGTCGTCTTCGTCACCCACGACGTGGACGAGGCCCTCCATCTCGGGGACCGCGTCGCGCTCCTTCCCTCCGGCCGGGTGCTCGACGTCCCGCACCCGCGGCAGCGGGACGCGCGCCGGGAGCCCGCCACCGCCGAACTGCGCCGGCGCATCCTCGCATCCCTCTGA
- a CDS encoding MerR family transcriptional regulator, whose translation MKSSSEPTDEPAPMTIGEIAGRFGLATHVLRHWESMGLLDPSRDPAGRRRYGHAHLVRVAAILRAKEAGLSLEDIRAMLGTDDPAARRAHLERHRAALRLRLDRTRACLDLVECALDCDHEDLTSCPRFRTVIAERITAGPSNQWTPPTTPAWPDQANRSRLQR comes from the coding sequence ATGAAGTCAAGCAGCGAGCCCACCGACGAGCCCGCGCCGATGACGATCGGCGAAATCGCCGGGCGCTTCGGACTGGCCACGCATGTGCTCCGGCACTGGGAGAGCATGGGCTTGCTCGACCCGTCCCGGGACCCGGCAGGCCGGCGTCGGTACGGTCACGCGCACCTGGTCCGCGTCGCCGCGATCCTGCGCGCGAAGGAGGCAGGTCTGTCGCTGGAGGACATCCGCGCGATGCTGGGAACCGACGACCCCGCCGCACGCCGCGCCCACCTCGAGCGCCACCGCGCCGCCCTGCGACTCCGCCTCGACCGGACCCGGGCCTGCCTCGACCTCGTCGAATGCGCGCTGGACTGCGACCACGAGGACCTCACTTCCTGTCCCCGATTCCGGACGGTGATCGCCGAACGCATCACGGCGGGACCTTCGAACCAGTGGACGCCCCCCACAACCCCCGCCTGGCCCGACCAGGCGAACCGGTCACGGCTCCAGCGATGA
- a CDS encoding ABC transporter permease: MSAGRWVLRVVSLGAALGLWQLLTSLDVNLWLRFEQFPTVGEVASAFADRVGTGPYWQDLGHSVRRIVVGFLLAAMLGVAVGTAVARSRWAADLLGPLLEVVRPVPAIALVPVAILLLPTNEQGIVFITFTAAFFPVLVSTRHAVRALAPVWEEAVLTMGGGRLRVLFSVVLPGALPGIFGGLSVGIGVSWICVISAEMISGEYGVGYRTWQEYTVVDYPGVFVGMATIGALGWLTSTAVELLGRRVTSWLPRPAARPAVRVPLTVLRRRTAPRTPLVPAPASAPASALEKESVS; the protein is encoded by the coding sequence ATGAGCGCGGGCCGCTGGGTGCTCCGAGTGGTCTCGCTCGGAGCGGCCCTCGGGCTGTGGCAGCTGCTGACCTCCCTGGACGTCAACCTGTGGCTACGGTTCGAGCAGTTCCCCACGGTCGGCGAGGTGGCCTCCGCCTTCGCCGACCGGGTCGGCACCGGCCCGTACTGGCAGGACCTGGGGCACAGCGTGCGCCGGATCGTGGTCGGCTTCCTGCTGGCCGCGATGCTCGGGGTGGCGGTCGGCACCGCCGTCGCCCGCTCCCGGTGGGCAGCCGACCTGCTGGGCCCGCTCCTCGAGGTCGTACGGCCGGTGCCGGCCATCGCCCTCGTCCCGGTCGCGATCCTGCTGCTCCCCACCAACGAGCAGGGCATCGTCTTCATCACCTTCACCGCCGCCTTCTTCCCCGTCCTCGTGTCGACCCGGCACGCGGTGCGCGCCCTCGCCCCGGTGTGGGAGGAGGCCGTGCTCACCATGGGCGGCGGCCGGCTGCGCGTGCTGTTCTCGGTGGTGCTGCCAGGGGCCCTGCCGGGCATCTTCGGCGGCCTGTCCGTGGGCATCGGCGTCTCGTGGATCTGTGTGATCTCCGCGGAGATGATCTCGGGTGAGTACGGGGTGGGTTACCGCACCTGGCAGGAGTACACGGTCGTCGACTACCCGGGCGTCTTCGTCGGCATGGCCACCATCGGCGCCCTGGGCTGGCTCACCTCCACCGCGGTGGAGCTCCTGGGCCGCCGCGTCACCTCGTGGCTGCCCAGGCCCGCCGCGCGACCGGCTGTCCGCGTCCCCCTTACGGTGCTCCGCCGCCGGACAGCGCCCCGTACCCCCCTCGTACCCGCCCCCGCCTCTGCCCCTGCCTCCGCCCTGGAGAAGGAGTCGGTCTCATGA
- a CDS encoding GntR family transcriptional regulator — MSAEPTPASLPVAAARRRRLRADRARQLADLLRHQILTGGFPGGVLPLEDAIAADYRASRNTVRQALDLLRGEQLVDRQPGVGTVVVCEKYPHGLDRLQGLAETLHEHGRVTNEVRTVGPVAASGPVAHRLGLPEHTDVLCIERLRRLNGLPLSLDLSYLPMDIGGELLGCDLENTDVFRLLETLTGGPLGHAEITLEAVNADAHSAAVLQAPRGTAVLMLERLTCLPDGRPVDLEFIRFRGDRITMSGVLRRSL; from the coding sequence ATGTCAGCCGAACCCACCCCCGCCTCCCTCCCGGTCGCCGCCGCGCGTCGTCGGCGGCTGCGCGCGGACCGGGCCCGGCAGCTCGCCGACCTGCTGCGGCACCAGATCCTGACGGGCGGCTTCCCCGGCGGCGTCCTCCCCCTGGAGGACGCCATCGCCGCCGACTACCGGGCGAGTCGCAACACCGTCCGGCAGGCCCTGGACCTGCTGCGCGGCGAGCAGCTCGTCGACCGGCAGCCGGGGGTCGGCACCGTCGTGGTGTGCGAGAAGTACCCCCACGGACTGGACCGGCTCCAGGGCCTGGCGGAGACCCTGCACGAGCACGGCCGGGTCACCAACGAGGTACGTACGGTCGGGCCGGTCGCCGCCTCCGGACCCGTGGCCCATCGACTGGGCCTGCCCGAGCACACCGACGTGCTCTGCATCGAGCGGCTGCGCCGCCTGAACGGGCTGCCGCTCTCCCTCGACCTGTCCTATCTGCCCATGGACATCGGCGGTGAACTCCTCGGCTGCGACCTGGAGAACACGGACGTGTTCCGGCTCCTCGAAACGCTGACCGGCGGCCCGCTGGGGCACGCCGAGATCACCCTCGAAGCGGTCAACGCGGACGCGCACTCCGCCGCCGTCCTCCAGGCCCCGCGCGGGACCGCCGTACTGATGCTGGAACGGCTGACCTGTCTACCCGACGGACGACCGGTGGACCTGGAGTTCATCCGGTTCCGCGGCGACCGCATCACCATGAGCGGCGTACTGCGCCGCTCCCTCTGA
- a CDS encoding fumarate reductase/succinate dehydrogenase flavoprotein subunit, with product MDTPPAPAAPSAAPLAIPALADATELSCDVLVIGGGTAGTMAALTAAGRGANVLLLEKAHVRHSGALAMGMDGVNNAVVPGRAEPDDYVAEITRANDGIVDQSTVRQTATRGFAMVQRLESYGVKFEKDEHGEYAVRQVHRSGSYVLPMPEGKDVKKVLYRQLRRREMRERIRIENRVMPVRVLTHPDDGRAVGAAGFNTRTGEFVIVRAGAVILATGACGRLGLPASGYLYGTYENPTNAGDGYAMAYHAGAALTGIECFQVNPLIKDYNGPACAYVANPFGGYQVNRHGERFVESDYWSGQMMAEFAAELASDRGPVYLKLSHLPEETIGAVESILHTTERPTRGTFHEGRGHDYRTHDIEMHISEIGLCGGHSASGVRVDAHARTTVPRLYAAGDLACVPHNYMIGAFVYGDLAGEDAAQYRAYEGELPQEQLAAAHELAYRPLLNPEGPPQPQVEYKLRRFVNDYVAPPKTGAKLSLAVEAFDRMSTEITGMGARTAHELMRCAEVSFIRDCAEMAARASLARTESRWGLYHERLDHPERDDTGWLHHLDLRKSASGAMEFTARPVEPYVVPVPEFTPEQGPERWLGEVRLVPTATAGRRDAAPAARRDVAGTATGVGTVHPARAEGPTAAADRAPVADTAAGPSPALLRLLTLAEESPDLGALRPYLTDADPAVRSAAVAALAETVPVGAGPALAERLRDTAPQVRHAAAAALRELVEVLPAETELGAGLRAALRGTDPAVRSAALEVLRALRLADAAVYADALGDTDIDVRIHAVRALVSVDAVPELAVAAADPAREVRVAVARGLAAVRAPAPAQLLPLLDDPDPLVKGAALASLATTGCPSEYAEAATSALAEPAWQVRAGAATALRAAPPAQAVPALAKALADPNADVRKAAVLSLHPHREDLEARAALASVTTDPDADVRAHAARALS from the coding sequence GTGGACACCCCACCGGCCCCGGCCGCCCCCTCGGCCGCCCCTTTGGCCATCCCCGCCCTCGCCGACGCGACCGAACTGTCCTGCGACGTCCTCGTCATCGGCGGCGGCACCGCCGGCACCATGGCCGCGCTGACGGCCGCCGGTCGCGGCGCGAACGTGCTGCTCCTGGAGAAGGCACACGTCCGCCACTCCGGCGCTCTCGCCATGGGCATGGACGGGGTCAACAACGCCGTCGTACCGGGCCGGGCCGAACCGGACGACTACGTCGCCGAGATCACCCGCGCCAACGACGGCATCGTCGACCAGTCGACCGTCCGGCAGACCGCGACCCGCGGCTTCGCGATGGTCCAGCGACTGGAGTCGTACGGGGTGAAGTTCGAGAAGGACGAGCACGGCGAGTACGCCGTCCGCCAGGTGCACCGGTCCGGCTCGTACGTGCTGCCGATGCCGGAGGGCAAGGACGTCAAGAAGGTCCTCTACCGGCAGTTGCGGCGCCGGGAGATGCGGGAGCGGATCCGTATCGAGAACCGGGTCATGCCGGTGCGTGTGCTCACGCACCCCGACGACGGGCGGGCCGTCGGCGCGGCCGGATTCAACACCCGGACCGGCGAGTTCGTCATCGTCCGGGCCGGCGCGGTGATCCTCGCCACGGGCGCGTGCGGCCGGCTCGGCCTGCCCGCATCCGGCTATCTGTACGGGACGTACGAGAACCCGACCAACGCCGGTGACGGCTACGCCATGGCGTACCACGCGGGCGCGGCCCTGACCGGGATCGAGTGCTTCCAGGTCAATCCGCTGATCAAGGACTACAACGGACCGGCCTGCGCGTACGTGGCGAACCCGTTCGGGGGGTACCAGGTGAACCGGCACGGCGAACGGTTCGTGGAGTCGGACTACTGGTCGGGGCAGATGATGGCCGAGTTCGCGGCCGAACTCGCCTCGGACCGGGGCCCGGTGTACCTCAAGCTCAGCCATCTGCCCGAGGAGACCATCGGCGCCGTCGAGTCGATCCTGCACACGACGGAGCGCCCCACCCGCGGCACCTTCCACGAGGGCCGGGGACACGACTACCGCACCCACGACATCGAGATGCACATCTCGGAGATCGGTCTGTGCGGCGGGCACTCCGCCTCGGGGGTACGGGTGGACGCTCACGCCCGCACCACGGTGCCCCGGCTGTACGCGGCCGGAGACCTGGCCTGCGTACCGCACAACTACATGATCGGGGCCTTCGTCTACGGAGACCTGGCGGGTGAGGACGCGGCCCAGTACCGGGCGTACGAGGGTGAGTTGCCGCAGGAGCAGCTGGCCGCCGCCCACGAACTCGCCTACCGGCCGCTGCTCAACCCCGAGGGGCCGCCGCAGCCGCAGGTGGAGTACAAGCTCCGGCGGTTCGTGAACGACTACGTGGCGCCGCCGAAGACCGGGGCGAAACTGTCCCTGGCGGTGGAGGCGTTCGACCGGATGTCGACGGAGATCACGGGCATGGGGGCGCGCACCGCGCACGAGTTGATGCGGTGCGCAGAGGTGTCGTTCATCCGTGACTGCGCGGAGATGGCGGCACGGGCCTCGCTGGCCCGCACCGAGTCACGCTGGGGCCTCTACCACGAGCGCCTCGACCACCCGGAGCGGGACGACACGGGCTGGCTGCACCACCTCGACCTGCGCAAGTCGGCGTCCGGGGCGATGGAGTTCACGGCCCGTCCGGTCGAGCCCTATGTCGTCCCGGTCCCGGAGTTCACGCCGGAGCAGGGGCCGGAGCGGTGGCTGGGCGAGGTGCGGCTGGTGCCCACGGCCACGGCGGGCCGCCGTGACGCGGCTCCGGCGGCGCGGCGGGATGTCGCCGGGACCGCGACCGGAGTCGGGACTGTGCATCCGGCTCGGGCGGAGGGCCCGACTGCCGCCGCCGACCGGGCGCCCGTCGCAGACACGGCCGCCGGGCCGAGCCCCGCCCTTCTCCGGCTGCTCACCCTCGCCGAGGAGTCGCCCGATCTGGGCGCGCTCCGCCCCTACCTCACCGACGCCGATCCGGCCGTCCGCTCGGCCGCCGTCGCGGCGCTGGCGGAGACCGTTCCGGTCGGGGCCGGCCCCGCGCTCGCCGAACGGCTGCGGGACACCGCGCCCCAGGTCCGGCACGCCGCCGCGGCCGCCCTGCGCGAGCTGGTCGAAGTGCTGCCCGCCGAAACCGAGTTGGGGGCCGGGCTGCGCGCGGCGCTCCGCGGCACCGACCCGGCCGTTCGCTCCGCCGCGCTGGAGGTGCTGCGCGCCCTGCGCCTCGCCGACGCCGCGGTGTACGCCGACGCGCTCGGCGACACCGACATCGACGTCCGTATCCACGCGGTACGGGCTCTGGTCTCGGTGGACGCCGTGCCCGAGCTGGCGGTGGCCGCCGCCGATCCGGCCCGCGAGGTCCGGGTCGCCGTGGCGCGCGGTCTGGCGGCCGTACGCGCCCCGGCGCCCGCGCAGCTGCTGCCCCTGCTCGACGACCCCGACCCCCTGGTCAAGGGCGCCGCCCTCGCCTCGCTGGCGACGACCGGCTGCCCGTCCGAGTACGCGGAGGCGGCCACGTCGGCGCTCGCCGAACCCGCCTGGCAGGTCCGGGCCGGTGCCGCGACGGCACTCCGAGCGGCGCCGCCCGCTCAGGCCGTCCCCGCGCTGGCCAAGGCACTTGCCGACCCGAACGCGGACGTCCGCAAGGCCGCCGTCCTCTCCCTCCATCCCCACCGGGAGGACCTCGAGGCCCGTGCCGCGCTCGCCTCCGTCACCACCGACCCCGACGCCGACGTCCGCGCCCATGCCGCCCGCGCGCTCTCCTGA
- a CDS encoding EamA family transporter: protein MHAAHRSAETSPDRTAPVTPAHPPRRTSPVGVAAMLGSGLSNQIGAATGSLAFPVLGPVGVVAVRQYVAALVLLTVGRPQLRSFTRRQWQPVILLAVVFGTMNLSLYSAIDRVGLGLAVTLEFLGPLAIALAATRRRVDACCAVLATAGVVTLMRPQPSTDYIGMGLGLLAAVCWASYILLNRTVGRRVPGAQGSAAAALLSALMFLPVGIVVVLRHPPTAMSLAYAVVAGVLASAVPYLADLFTLRHVPAPAFGLFMSVNPVLAALVGWIGLGQSLGGLDGAAIGAVVAANVLSIATARR from the coding sequence ATGCACGCAGCCCACAGATCCGCGGAGACGTCACCGGACCGGACCGCCCCGGTGACGCCCGCCCACCCTCCCCGCCGAACGTCCCCCGTCGGCGTGGCCGCCATGCTGGGCAGCGGCCTGTCCAACCAGATAGGCGCCGCGACCGGCTCCCTCGCCTTTCCCGTCCTCGGCCCCGTCGGCGTCGTCGCCGTCCGTCAGTACGTCGCAGCCCTCGTCCTGCTGACCGTCGGACGGCCACAGCTGCGGAGCTTCACCCGGCGTCAGTGGCAGCCGGTGATCCTGCTGGCGGTCGTCTTCGGCACGATGAACCTGTCCCTCTACAGCGCCATCGACCGCGTCGGCCTGGGGCTGGCCGTGACCCTGGAGTTCCTCGGCCCGCTCGCCATCGCCCTGGCCGCCACCCGCCGCCGGGTGGACGCCTGTTGCGCGGTCCTTGCGACGGCCGGTGTCGTCACCCTCATGCGCCCGCAGCCCTCCACCGACTACATCGGTATGGGCCTCGGCCTGCTGGCCGCCGTCTGCTGGGCGTCGTACATCCTGCTCAACCGCACTGTCGGCCGGCGTGTCCCCGGCGCGCAGGGCAGCGCGGCCGCCGCGCTGCTCTCCGCCCTGATGTTCCTGCCCGTCGGGATCGTCGTCGTCCTCCGCCATCCCCCGACGGCCATGTCCCTCGCGTACGCCGTCGTCGCCGGCGTCCTCGCCTCGGCCGTCCCGTACCTCGCGGACCTTTTCACCCTGCGCCATGTACCGGCCCCGGCCTTCGGACTGTTCATGAGCGTCAACCCCGTCCTGGCGGCTCTGGTCGGCTGGATCGGACTCGGGCAGAGCCTGGGCGGGCTCGACGGGGCCGCGATCGGAGCTGTCGTCGCCGCGAACGTCCTCAGCATCGCCACGGCCCGTCGCTGA
- a CDS encoding ABC transporter substrate-binding protein, whose protein sequence is MPGKKIPPRRPLAPLLSLALLLPLATACGGAAGTDDAADARTVTVTVGYQSKTINTVTAGTLLRSLGYFEEELAARGKKDGITYKVAWQDYATGAPITAQMTAGKIDIGSMGDFPLLINAARGKQLKQPTRLVAVTGYNLRGGLNTVVTAPGSSVRSLADLRGKKVSTSVGSAADGTLVRALQRAGLDPDKDIRKLNQQPSVGASALSAGSADALSQFVAWPGLLAFDGRATALYDGAELNLPTFHGVTVREKFAKERAGILDDFLTAQRRATDHLRSQPVAAAESVAKETGLPAEVVYLYNGANGIATFDPELRPELIAALKEDVPLLKAAKLVGDVDVDAFVDPAPLKRAAQAPEYPKATAAKPELWLKGQSTTRTFTSPKELLKAAKGADVRAAYVPDAVTGTLWFADKAVWVVDGAELRAFVTPSGAKAYVAAHAGSRIVDHAAAVGLAS, encoded by the coding sequence ATGCCCGGCAAGAAGATCCCCCCGCGTCGCCCCCTCGCCCCACTCCTCTCCCTCGCCCTGCTGCTGCCGCTGGCCACCGCGTGTGGCGGTGCCGCGGGCACCGACGACGCGGCCGACGCACGGACGGTCACGGTGACCGTCGGCTACCAGTCGAAGACCATCAACACCGTCACGGCCGGCACCCTGCTGCGCTCCCTCGGCTACTTCGAGGAGGAGCTCGCCGCCCGCGGGAAGAAGGACGGCATCACGTACAAGGTCGCGTGGCAGGACTACGCGACCGGTGCACCGATCACCGCCCAGATGACCGCAGGGAAGATCGACATCGGCTCCATGGGCGACTTCCCCCTGCTCATCAACGCGGCGCGCGGCAAGCAGCTCAAGCAGCCCACCCGGCTGGTCGCGGTCACCGGCTACAACCTGCGCGGCGGCCTCAACACCGTGGTCACCGCCCCTGGTTCGAGTGTGCGGTCGCTGGCCGACCTGCGCGGCAAGAAGGTCTCCACCAGCGTCGGCTCGGCCGCCGACGGCACCCTCGTCCGGGCGCTCCAGCGCGCCGGCCTCGACCCGGACAAGGACATCCGGAAGCTCAACCAGCAGCCCAGCGTCGGCGCGTCCGCGCTGTCCGCCGGCAGCGCCGACGCACTGTCCCAGTTCGTCGCCTGGCCCGGGCTGCTGGCCTTCGACGGCCGTGCCACGGCGCTGTACGACGGTGCCGAGCTGAACCTGCCGACCTTCCACGGGGTCACCGTCCGGGAGAAGTTCGCCAAGGAACGGGCCGGGATCCTCGACGACTTCCTCACCGCGCAGCGGCGGGCCACCGATCACCTCCGCTCCCAGCCGGTCGCCGCCGCCGAGTCGGTCGCCAAGGAGACCGGCCTGCCGGCCGAGGTGGTCTACCTCTACAACGGCGCCAACGGCATCGCCACCTTCGACCCGGAGCTCCGCCCGGAGCTGATCGCCGCCCTGAAGGAGGACGTACCGCTGCTGAAGGCGGCCAAGCTGGTGGGCGACGTCGATGTGGACGCCTTCGTCGACCCGGCGCCGCTCAAGCGGGCCGCGCAGGCCCCTGAGTACCCGAAGGCGACCGCCGCGAAGCCCGAGCTGTGGCTGAAGGGCCAGAGCACCACCCGCACGTTCACCAGCCCGAAGGAGCTGTTGAAGGCCGCCAAGGGCGCCGATGTGCGCGCCGCGTACGTCCCGGACGCGGTGACGGGCACGCTGTGGTTCGCCGACAAGGCGGTGTGGGTCGTCGACGGCGCCGAGCTGCGTGCCTTCGTCACCCCGTCCGGCGCGAAGGCGTACGTCGCCGCGCACGCCGGATCCCGGATCGTCGACCACGCGGCCGCCGTCGGCCTGGCGTCATGA
- a CDS encoding methyltransferase domain-containing protein, protein MSTTSRAVPGPLLALLDVLDEAPSAVELRSRSYELLHIAPGTRLLDVGCGGGRAVGEAARLGAVATGVDPDERMIAAARARWRAGAFVVADACALPYPDGSVDAYRADKVFHELVDPSAAVAEARRVLAPRGRIVLIGQDWDTFVVDADDAALTRRIVHARADQVTGPRVARRYRGLLLDAGFREVETEIRTGVFADGSMLPVLSGIAAAARAAGAVSPAEAESWTVDQHRRAAEDRSFVAVPMFVTAATR, encoded by the coding sequence ATGTCCACCACATCGCGCGCCGTGCCCGGTCCCCTCCTCGCGCTGCTCGACGTCCTCGACGAAGCTCCGAGTGCCGTCGAACTCCGTTCACGCTCCTATGAGTTGCTCCACATCGCCCCTGGTACGCGACTGCTCGACGTGGGCTGCGGCGGTGGCCGTGCGGTCGGGGAGGCGGCCCGGCTCGGGGCCGTGGCGACCGGCGTCGATCCCGATGAGCGGATGATCGCGGCGGCCCGCGCCCGATGGCGGGCAGGTGCGTTCGTGGTGGCCGATGCCTGCGCGCTGCCGTACCCCGACGGCTCGGTGGACGCCTACCGGGCCGACAAGGTGTTCCACGAGCTCGTGGACCCGTCGGCCGCAGTGGCCGAGGCCCGCCGTGTCCTCGCTCCGCGCGGGCGGATCGTGCTCATCGGCCAGGACTGGGACACCTTCGTCGTCGACGCCGACGACGCCGCGCTCACGCGCAGGATCGTGCACGCCCGCGCCGATCAGGTGACCGGCCCGCGGGTGGCGCGACGCTACCGGGGGCTGCTGCTGGACGCGGGGTTCCGGGAGGTGGAGACGGAGATCCGCACCGGTGTGTTCGCCGACGGGTCGATGCTGCCCGTGCTCTCCGGGATCGCCGCTGCCGCCCGCGCGGCGGGGGCGGTCTCGCCCGCCGAGGCGGAGTCGTGGACCGTCGACCAGCACCGCCGCGCGGCTGAGGACCGGTCCTTCGTCGCCGTGCCGATGTTCGTCACCGCCGCGACCCGGTGA
- a CDS encoding ferredoxin family protein, giving the protein MPLVPQRADVPVTIDESKCIDGCTLCVDMCPLDSLAIREDNGKAYMHVDECWYCGPCAARCPTDAVTVNMPYLLR; this is encoded by the coding sequence ATGCCTCTTGTGCCGCAGCGCGCCGACGTGCCCGTGACCATCGACGAGTCCAAGTGCATCGACGGCTGCACCCTCTGCGTCGACATGTGTCCGCTCGACTCGCTCGCGATCCGCGAGGACAACGGCAAGGCGTACATGCACGTGGACGAGTGCTGGTACTGCGGCCCGTGCGCGGCCCGCTGCCCCACCGACGCGGTCACCGTCAACATGCCCTATCTGCTCCGGTGA